A single Plasmodium yoelii strain 17X genome assembly, chromosome: 10 DNA region contains:
- a CDS encoding glycerophosphodiester phosphodiesterase, putative, with translation MNTYNILLIFAVLYVQVQYDMGRVKTAIIGHRGSGTSTTGGTSIYPENSLYSFKYARDSGIQGIELDAWLTKDNKVIIIHGTDDNGIYNTLSCTDEDENKLIEEMTAEEIQSYHFKEPWLIANESLFDSKSENSIKDRIRFFNLGESIKTQKRKEYLESRRVYLNMQENEQIEHLFKENILKKKKKKNNKDDENSLANIFQDTKSTHYNSEKINENITEEEFIENITCIHCKNLYINYIQKKDYDLQTKILFFKFLSKFYYAPLLIDVLNLYKKDLSYDIELKGTNEKLGEYVLDIVENYKDYKIKISSFNWLLQGNESEFNNTYNDFRDYPKYNRDKIDQIKAVSNNRLNIPVALLFADDEPLPNVSDIMQTLDYYNAEWAHFSFKLKKQPLFINCDNSKVDIITEEFIKLLHKNGKKVMIYWGTEDQDEYSDMLYYINMKVDSICPNRIDIAKSALQNS, from the coding sequence AtgaatacatataatatattacttATATTTGCTGTTTTATATGTACAAGTACAATATGATATGGGGCGAGTTAAAACTGCAATTATAGGCCATAGGGGTTCCGGAACTAGTACTACTGGCGGAACCTCTATATATCCAGAAAACTCTCtttattcatttaaataTGCTAGAGATAGTGGCATACAGGGTATTGAATTAGATGCTTGGCTTACAAAAGATAAcaaagttattattatccATGGAACAGATGATAATGGTATATATAACACACTATCATGTACTGatgaagatgaaaataaactTATAGAAGAAATGACTGCTGAAGAAATCCAATCTTATCATTTTAAAGAACCATGGTTAATAGCAAATGAAAGCTTATTTGATTCCAAATCGGAAAATAGTATTAAAGATCGAATACGGTTTTTTAATTTAGGGGAAAGTATTAAAAcacaaaaaagaaaagaataTCTTGAATCTCGTCgtgtttatttaaatatgcaagaaaatgaacaaattgaacatttatttaaagaaaatatattaaaaaaaaaaaaaaaaaaaaataataaagatgatgaaaataGCTTGGCTAATATATTTCAGGATACTAAAAGTACACATTATAATTccgaaaaaattaatgaaaatataactGAAGAAGaatttattgaaaatataacTTGCATTCATTgcaaaaatttatatattaattatattcaaaaaaaagatTATGATTTACaaacaaaaattttattttttaaatttttatcgaaattttattatgcaCCTTTATTAATTgatgttttaaatttatataaaaaagattTATCATATGATATTGAATTAAAAGGaacaaatgaaaaattagGAGAATATGTTTTAGATATagtagaaaattataaagattataaaataaaaattagtTCATTTAATTGGTTATTACAAGGAAATGAATCTgaatttaataatacatataacgATTTTAGAGATTAtccaaaatataatagaGACAAAATAGATCAAATAAAAGCAGTATCAAATAATCGTTTAAATATACCAGTAGCTTTATTATTTGCGGATGATGAACCATTACCAAATGTTAGTGATATTATGCAAACTTTAGATTATTATAATGCTGAATGGGctcatttttcatttaaattaaaaaaacaaccACTTTTTATAAATTGTGATAATTCTAAAGTTGATATAATTACAGAAGAATTCATAAAATTGTtacataaaaatggaaaaaaagtTATGATATATTGGGGAACTGAAGATCAAGATGAATATAGTGATATGCTATATTACATTAATATGAAGGTTGATTCTATTTGTCCTAACAGAATTGATATTGCAAAAAGTGCATTACAAAATTCATAG
- a CDS encoding RNA-binding protein 8A, putative, producing MEDNYTNNTLNDDEVPAKSVEGWIIIITNIHGEAREDYIKEVFEEFGQIRNLHLNLDRRTGFIKGYAFLEFENFVDAKRAIDEMDGSMLLNQKIHVDWAFIQDKKKN from the exons atGGAGGATAATTACACAAACAACACTCTTAATGATGATGAAGTCCCTGCTAAAT CTGTTGAAGGATggataattataataacaaaCATCCATGGTGAGGCAAGAGAagattatataaaagaagTTTTTGAAGAATTTGGTCAAATCAGaaatttacatttaaatTTAGACAGAAGAACGGGATTTATAAAAGGATATGCATTTCTCGAATTTGAAAATTTTGTTGACGCAAAAAGAGCTATTGATG aaatgGATGGCTCGATGTtactaaatcaaaaaatacaTGTTGACTGGGCATTTATacaagacaaaaaaaaaaattga
- a CDS encoding RNA-binding protein, putative, which translates to MTKKYKNDSPIDKHKVFVRNIRENDVNKLTERFEKECKKYFFFKNKTNSTKSAICIFHNEEDATNFITKYNNSKDFSTKIMCEFAIKKKHDEKNLVSVLYNRNKINYPNSIKIYTNCDIGNIIILNYLKSIYLIKKKILLNCENNKSIDKKNQINKNQINKNSNNSNNNNNDDDDDDDDEEIVIVASSEKDKKFEEIVINIEKQSNINKNNIFKKINNLKFKDNKNDESTSYFEYVVEFANFNLASTFYQFINKNEFQNYLKNNDQNIENENLFFFHELCLLNTEHKMVILKNLNRKCHTENIQKLFKNIEKNIKINIPKKNDKKQGYAFVTFSNYKSVEKALLLTNTILCGNKIIIEKYNKEIKLLNGKSHQDTENKSVEPFSYYNSYNNESQENDEEDSDNKSDETDNNIDNDNSDQNVSLLSKKRKLTEYDENQTGSKITKIGGDKIGGDKIGGDNKRDYKKDVEEGKTIFITNIPTETTNDEIKEYIEKNISKDYIYIKTCRNDYKKIYVFVKLKKKIDADNFLKKIGEYNSEEDEQMNGNENENENVIDQFYNNANKKKKEKLKQILLNENQNLKHTDILYFKNNYLMIKRAVPNDIIKDKKKSPEKKEKKEKKKNTISNNIHLINDNDVNNENVPSNILLRNKKLLDKKTELLKNKNFVINPCRLYIRNYPLVVEQNIFRSLITKHFTPIFMKKFKLKKKEAFKKANEVIKKMKLMKDNNSNKEIVQDTKVGPIIHNNDNNNDNTMDKGANKNVICFLDINKHENTKQIISLLQNKNIFDVINEKIYKKKFQTIKKSKNILYVDYCIEDLRMLHIKKIKEEKFLKHLKEKNENNLPTKKKIKKNTNKTKKMSRGKRQREKRRLLKAQNENKNIINIINPMTLDQKDNPIKTEKQKKRVTFLDQTNNEEINTTKPSSLKKKEINNKDKKIKSKKLNAQDSGKTKKKVKTVKSIIKKGTENPNKNIESIQKDVLKFLKNTK; encoded by the exons ATgacgaaaaaatataaaaatgatagtCCTATAGATAAACACAAAGTGTTTGTCCGTAATATACGAGAAAATGATGTGAACAAATTGACAGAACGATTTGAAAaagaatgtaaaaaatattttttttttaaaaataaaacaaattctACAAAAAGCgctatttgtatttttcacAATGAAGAGGATGCAACAAATTtcataacaaaatataataattcaaaaGATTTTTCTACAAAAATTATGTGTGAATTTGCAATAAAGAAAAAgcatgatgaaaaaaatttagtTTCTGTTCTTTATAatcgaaataaaataaactatCCCAActctataaaaatatatacaaattgtGATATAggtaatataataattttaaattatttgaaaagcatttatttaataaaaaaaaaaatattattgaattgtgaaaataataaatctatagacaaaaaaaatcaaataaataaaaatcaaataaataaaaatagtaacaatagtaacaataataataatgatgatgatgatgatgatgatgatgaagaaATTGTAATTGTAGCTAGTTCagaaaaagacaaaaaatttgaagaaattgtaataaatatagagaaacaaagtaatataaataaaaataatatttttaaaaaaataaataatctaaaatttaaagataataaaaatgatgaatcAACAAGCTATTTTGAATATGTTGTTGAATTTGCAAACTTTAATTTGGCTTCCACATTTTAtcaatttattaataaaaatgaatttcagaattatttaaaaaataatgaccaaaatattgaaaatgaaaatttgtttttttttcatgaaTTATGTCTTTTAAATACAGAACACAAAATggttattttaaaaaacctAAATAGAAAATGTCACACagaaaatattcaaaagCTTTTTAAGAatatcgaaaaaaatatcaaaataaatattcctAAAAAGAATGATAAAAAACAAGGATATGCATTTGTTActttttcaaattataaaagtgTAGAAAAAGCATTACTTTTAACGAATACAATTTTATGtggtaataaaataattatagaaaaatacAACAAGGAAATAAAGCTACTTAACGGAAAATCTCATCAAGATACTGAAAATAAATCAGTTGAGCCTTTTAGTTATTACAATAGTTATAATAATGAGAGTcaagaaaatgatgaagaagatTCTGATAACAAATCGGACGAAACAGATAACAATATAGACAATGATAATAGTGATCAAAATGTTTCACTTTTGTctaaaaagagaaaattaACTGAGTATGACGAAAATCAAACTGGTAGTAAAATCACCAAAATTGGGGGGGACAAAATTGGGGGGGACAAAATTGGGGGGGACAATAAAAGAGACTACAAAAAAGATGTAGAGGAAggaaaaacaatttttatcaCAAATATACCAACCGAAACAACAAATGACGAAATTAAagaatatatagaaaaaaatattagcaaagattatatatatataaagaccTGTCgaaatgattataaaaaaatatatgtttttgtgaaattgaaaaaaaaaatcgatgctgataattttttaaaaaaaattggagAATATAATAGTGAAGAAGATGAACAAATGAAtggaaatgaaaatgaaaatgaaaatgttattgatcaattttataataatgctaataaaaaaaaaaaagagaaactCAAACAAATTTTATTGAATGAAAATCAAAATCTTAAACACActgatattttatattttaaaaataattatcttATGATTAAAAGAGCAGTACCAAACgatataataaaagataaaaaaaaatctccagaaaaaaaagaaaaaaaagaaaaaaaaaaaaatacaataagcaataatatacatttaataaatgacaatgatgttaataatgaaaatgttccttctaatatacttttaagaaataaaaaattattagataaaaaaactgaactcttaaaaaataaaaattttgtaaTAAACCCATGTAGATTATATATTAGAAATTATCCCCTTGTAGttgaacaaaatattttccGTTCTCTTATAACAAAACATTTTACTCctatatttatgaaaaaatttaaattaaaaaaaaaagaagctTTTAAAAAAGCTAATGaagtaattaaaaaaatgaaacttatgaaagataataatagtaataaggAAATTGTCCAAGATACCAAAGTAGGTCCGATCATACataataatgacaataataatgataatactATGGATAAAGGAGCTAATAAAAATGTCATTTGCTTTCTTGATATTAATAAACATGAAAATacaaaacaaattatttcccttttacaaaataaaaatatttttgatgtaataaatgaaaaaatttacaaaaaaaaatttcaaacaattaaaaaaagtaaaaatatattatatgttgaTTATTGTATTGAAGATCTAAGAATGttgcatataaaaaaaataaaagaagaaaaatttctaaaacatttaaaagaaaaaaatgaaaataatttgcctactaaaaaaaaaattaaaaaaaatacaaataaaacaaaaaaaatgagtagAGGAAAAAGACAACGTGAAAAAAGAAGATTATTAAAAGCTCAAaatgaaaacaaaaatattataaacatCATTAATCCAATGACTCTTGATCAAAAAGATAATCCCATAAAAACAgaaaaacagaaaaaacGAGTCACATTCCTTGACCAAACAAATAATGAGGAAATAAATACAACCAAACCTTCTTCcctcaaaaaaaaagaaataaataataaagataaaaaaattaaaagtaaaaaattgAATGCCCAAGATTCtggaaaaacaaaaaaaaaagttaaaactGTCAAAAGTATTATCAAAAAAGGCACCGAAAACCCGAACAAGAATATT GAATCAATACAAAAGGATGTCTTAAAATTCCTCAAAAACaccaaataa